Proteins from a single region of Streptomyces vinaceus:
- the ligD gene encoding non-homologous end-joining DNA ligase, whose protein sequence is MTPITMVEGRRIPLSNLDKVLYPETGFTKGEVLHYYATVAPSLLAHIHNRPVSFLRYPDGPDGQLFFTKNPPPGTPDWVKTTPVPRSEDLSAEQVVITDLASLMWAANLVVEFHTPQWPAGGPAVADRLIIDLDPGAPATAVECCAVALWLRERLAADGLEAYPKTSGSKGMHLAVALEPTPSERVSAYAKGLAQEAERALGDLALHRMAKALRPGKVFVDHSQNAAAKTTAAPYTLRARARPTVSAPVSWEEVAACRTPEDLVFLADDIPPRLERDGDLFAPLTDPDRAHRLPAPPGGRP, encoded by the coding sequence ATGACGCCGATCACCATGGTGGAGGGGCGTCGCATCCCGCTCTCCAACCTCGACAAGGTCCTGTACCCCGAGACCGGATTCACCAAGGGCGAGGTGCTGCACTACTACGCCACCGTCGCCCCTTCGCTGCTGGCCCACATCCACAACCGGCCGGTGTCGTTCCTGCGCTATCCCGACGGCCCGGACGGACAGCTCTTCTTCACGAAGAACCCGCCGCCCGGCACCCCCGACTGGGTGAAGACCACTCCCGTGCCCCGCTCCGAGGACCTCTCCGCCGAACAGGTGGTCATCACCGACCTGGCCTCCCTCATGTGGGCCGCCAACCTCGTCGTCGAGTTCCACACCCCCCAGTGGCCGGCCGGCGGCCCGGCCGTCGCCGACCGGCTGATCATCGACCTCGACCCCGGCGCCCCCGCCACCGCCGTCGAGTGCTGCGCCGTCGCGCTGTGGCTGCGCGAGCGCCTGGCCGCCGACGGCCTGGAGGCGTACCCGAAGACCTCCGGTTCCAAGGGCATGCACCTGGCCGTGGCGCTGGAGCCGACCCCGTCCGAGCGGGTGTCGGCGTACGCCAAGGGCCTCGCACAGGAGGCCGAGCGCGCACTCGGCGACCTCGCCCTGCACCGCATGGCCAAGGCCCTGCGCCCCGGCAAGGTCTTCGTCGACCACAGCCAGAACGCGGCAGCCAAGACCACCGCCGCCCCCTACACACTGCGCGCGCGGGCCCGGCCCACCGTCTCGGCCCCCGTCTCCTGGGAGGAGGTCGCGGCCTGCCGCACCCCCGAAGACCTGGTGTTCCTCGCCGACGACATCCCGCCGCGGCTGGAGCGCGACGGGGACCTCTTCGCCCCGCTGACCGACCCCGACCGCGCCCACCGGCTGCCCGCACCCCCCGGGGGTCGACCGTGA
- a CDS encoding Ku protein translates to MRSIWNGAISFGLVSIPIKLVNATESHSISFRQIHLSDGGRIRYRKVCELDGEEVATAEIGKGYEEADGSIIPITDEDLAQLPIATAKTIEIVSFVPADEIDPLQMDAAYYLAANGPTAAKPYTLLREALKRSRKVAIAKYALRGRERLGMLRVVDDVIAMHGLLWPDEIRVPEGVAPEGKVSVREAELDLADALMATLGEVEMDSLTDEYREAVEAMISAKSEGAFEPAAEAEVEPAGGKVIDLMAALEKSVNAAKASRGEATATAEKAGVTPIRRKAAAAAPKAVGGKKSTAATKKTAGGTKKTASAKSTATKSASAKSTATKSTATKSTSKAASPKKAAATAKKAAPRKRASA, encoded by the coding sequence GTGCGATCCATCTGGAACGGGGCGATTTCCTTCGGCTTGGTCAGCATTCCGATCAAGCTGGTGAACGCCACCGAGAGCCACTCGATCTCCTTTCGCCAGATCCACCTGAGCGACGGCGGACGGATCCGCTACCGCAAGGTGTGCGAGCTGGACGGCGAGGAGGTGGCGACCGCCGAGATCGGCAAGGGGTACGAGGAGGCGGACGGGTCGATCATCCCGATCACGGACGAGGACCTGGCGCAGCTGCCGATCGCCACGGCGAAGACGATCGAGATCGTGTCGTTCGTCCCGGCGGACGAGATCGATCCGCTGCAGATGGACGCCGCCTACTACCTCGCGGCGAACGGGCCGACTGCCGCGAAGCCGTACACCCTGCTGCGGGAGGCGCTCAAGCGCAGCCGGAAGGTCGCGATCGCCAAGTACGCGCTGCGGGGGCGGGAGCGGCTCGGCATGCTGCGGGTGGTCGACGACGTGATCGCGATGCACGGGCTGCTGTGGCCGGACGAGATCCGGGTGCCGGAGGGCGTGGCTCCGGAGGGGAAGGTGTCGGTGCGGGAGGCCGAGCTGGACCTGGCGGACGCGCTGATGGCGACGTTGGGCGAGGTGGAGATGGACTCGCTGACGGACGAGTACCGGGAGGCCGTGGAGGCGATGATCTCGGCGAAGTCCGAGGGCGCGTTCGAGCCCGCGGCGGAGGCCGAGGTGGAACCGGCCGGCGGGAAGGTCATCGACCTGATGGCGGCGCTGGAGAAGAGCGTGAACGCGGCGAAGGCCTCGCGCGGGGAGGCGACGGCGACGGCGGAGAAGGCGGGGGTCACCCCGATCCGCCGCAAGGCGGCGGCGGCCGCGCCGAAGGCGGTGGGCGGGAAGAAGTCCACTGCCGCGACGAAGAAGACGGCCGGCGGTACGAAGAAGACCGCCTCGGCCAAGTCCACGGCGACCAAGTCGGCCTCGGCCAAGTCGACGGCCACCAAGTCGACCGCCACCAAGTCCACGTCGAAGGCGGCCTCGCCGAAGAAGGCGGCGGCCACGGCGAAGAAGGCGGCTCCGCGCAAGCGCGCCTCGGCCTGA
- a CDS encoding PaaI family thioesterase, translating into MTTPRTIPYAASADADRSRTHTWHSRPEPTPEILGMSGLEVLQACLKGVLPGASMMSTLGFRLTEAEEGLVVFEGDPGDHLLNPMGTVHGGFLATLLDSALGSAVMTRLPAGTTYTTVQLGVHMIRPVLAQTPTLRCEGRALHVGRTTATAEARVVGAEDGKLYAHGTTTCVVLRP; encoded by the coding sequence ATGACGACGCCCCGGACCATCCCGTACGCCGCTTCCGCCGACGCCGACCGCTCCCGCACCCACACGTGGCATTCGCGCCCCGAACCCACCCCGGAGATCCTGGGCATGAGCGGGCTCGAAGTCCTCCAGGCATGCCTGAAGGGCGTGCTGCCCGGGGCCTCGATGATGAGCACCCTGGGCTTCCGGCTGACGGAGGCCGAGGAGGGCCTCGTCGTCTTCGAGGGGGATCCGGGCGACCACCTCCTCAACCCGATGGGCACGGTGCACGGCGGGTTCCTCGCCACGCTCCTCGACTCCGCGCTCGGCTCGGCCGTGATGACCCGCCTCCCGGCGGGCACCACGTACACGACCGTGCAGTTGGGGGTGCACATGATCCGCCCGGTGCTGGCGCAGACGCCCACGCTGCGGTGCGAGGGGAGGGCCCTGCACGTGGGGCGCACCACCGCCACGGCCGAGGCGCGGGTGGTCGGCGCCGAGGACGGCAAGCTGTACGCGCACGGCACGACCACCTGCGTGGTCCTGCGCCCCTGA
- a CDS encoding GlxA family transcriptional regulator produces MKTAVLVLDGVFDSGVSAVLDVLHTANALRGRLPGAPPPAFDIRTVGLRRTVRTGLGHRIDTEPARTAEDADLLVVPALMERRPEALVETVASAGHRTARRLLAEARERRTPLATSCTGTFLLAESGVLDGHRATTSWWLAPVFRDRYRKVTVDETRMVTTSDGITTAGAAFSHLDLALAIVGTRSPALADLVRHYLVVDDRASQAAYAIPSALARHDPLVAAFEQWVRARIAQPLSIADAARELGVSERTLQRTVSRTLGRTPIRLVQDLRVEQAEHLLRTTGLPLAAVARRVGYESPGALRALLRRRLGKEPRALRP; encoded by the coding sequence GTGAAAACCGCCGTCCTGGTCCTCGACGGGGTGTTCGACTCCGGAGTCTCGGCCGTCCTCGACGTCCTGCACACGGCCAACGCCCTGCGCGGACGGCTGCCGGGAGCCCCGCCGCCCGCCTTCGACATCCGTACCGTCGGCCTCAGGCGCACGGTCCGCACGGGCCTGGGCCACCGGATCGACACCGAGCCCGCGCGCACCGCCGAGGACGCCGACCTCCTCGTCGTGCCCGCCCTCATGGAGCGCCGCCCCGAGGCGCTGGTGGAGACGGTGGCCTCCGCCGGGCACCGCACCGCGCGCCGGCTGCTCGCCGAGGCCCGGGAACGGCGCACCCCCCTCGCCACGTCCTGCACCGGGACGTTCCTGCTGGCCGAGTCCGGGGTGCTCGACGGCCACCGGGCCACCACCAGCTGGTGGCTCGCCCCGGTCTTCCGGGACCGCTACCGCAAGGTCACCGTGGACGAGACGCGGATGGTCACCACCTCGGACGGGATCACCACCGCCGGGGCCGCGTTCAGCCACCTCGACCTCGCGCTGGCGATCGTGGGGACGCGCAGCCCCGCCCTCGCCGACCTGGTGCGGCACTACCTCGTCGTCGACGACCGGGCCTCGCAGGCCGCGTACGCCATTCCCAGCGCCCTGGCCCGCCACGATCCGCTGGTGGCCGCCTTCGAGCAGTGGGTCCGGGCCCGCATCGCGCAGCCGCTGTCCATCGCCGACGCGGCCCGCGAGCTCGGGGTCAGCGAGCGCACCCTGCAGCGCACGGTCTCCCGCACGCTCGGCCGCACGCCGATCCGGCTGGTGCAGGACCTGCGGGTGGAGCAGGCCGAGCACCTGCTGCGCACCACCGGCCTGCCGCTGGCGGCGGTCGCCCGCCGGGTCGGGTACGAGAGCCCGGGCGCCCTGCGGGCCCTGCTCCGCCGCCGCCTGGGCAAGGAACCCCGCGCGCTGCGCCCCTGA
- a CDS encoding nuclease-related domain-containing protein, with the protein MRGLRVLPSGRPGRGRLYVNLPDGQAVAWYDRQTNRISVLADQHREAVVAALRPYIAGPFTVGPPPVPTPADLRRLALAPDEDLAPNRPGELLLGELEHGSAGTRTRHRLRQDLTAQQRMGELLDSLEPEGWRVLHGVPLPGLGPIDHLLMGPAGIFCVRTLPGRRQRAAVGDLLMTVGRAEPRPDPRWIRRAAAAATRALAAPVQPALALVDASRVDVAPTVRDIRILEPATAAAHLASAPTTLKPPDTEALFTQARDTRTWLPPLPHRPRSRSFTARRPRNGR; encoded by the coding sequence ATGCGGGGACTCAGGGTGCTGCCGAGCGGCCGCCCCGGCCGCGGCCGGCTCTACGTCAACCTGCCCGACGGTCAGGCGGTGGCCTGGTACGACCGGCAGACCAACCGGATCAGCGTGCTCGCCGACCAGCACCGCGAAGCGGTCGTGGCGGCGTTGCGCCCGTACATCGCCGGCCCGTTCACGGTCGGTCCGCCGCCGGTGCCCACCCCGGCCGACCTGCGCAGACTCGCCCTCGCACCGGACGAGGACCTGGCCCCGAACCGCCCCGGCGAACTCCTGCTGGGCGAACTGGAACACGGCTCGGCGGGCACCCGGACCCGGCACCGGCTCCGCCAGGACCTGACGGCCCAGCAGCGCATGGGCGAGCTCCTGGACTCCCTGGAACCGGAGGGCTGGCGGGTCCTGCACGGCGTCCCGCTGCCGGGCCTCGGCCCCATCGACCACCTCCTCATGGGCCCGGCGGGGATCTTCTGCGTCCGTACCCTCCCGGGCCGCCGGCAGCGCGCGGCCGTCGGGGACCTGCTGATGACGGTGGGCCGCGCCGAGCCCCGCCCGGACCCGCGCTGGATACGCCGGGCGGCCGCGGCGGCCACCCGGGCGCTCGCGGCCCCGGTCCAGCCGGCCTTGGCCCTGGTCGACGCCTCCCGCGTGGACGTGGCCCCGACGGTCCGCGACATCCGCATCCTGGAACCGGCGACCGCCGCGGCGCACCTCGCCTCGGCCCCGACCACCCTCAAACCCCCGGACACGGAGGCCCTGTTCACCCAGGCGCGGGACACCCGCACCTGGCTCCCGCCGCTCCCGCACCGGCCCCGGTCGCGGTCCTTCACGGCCCGCAGGCCCAGGAACGGCCGATAG
- a CDS encoding sensor histidine kinase, whose product MKRVRGRLPAWTATLTWKSGLFIVVMCCSLAAVLGALVHVQVTRQTVSAARDKALEKLHDVSREYEAGEALPPDAGIDPAGLPPRLRALAVSGQRATMVAEYEGRPTMWAAAPADGKALATAVDYAQSARTITGLDNAIIGSSVLAICGTLLVGAFAVTRVTRRLHQTATVARRISQGDLDARVDDPRTKDPSRHQDEVATVAGALDTMAGTLQAKLLSEQRFTADVAHELRTPLTGLQAASELLPEGRATQLVQERVRTMRGLTEDLLEISRLDSGREVVETDLHQLARLARRVVRASGTPTELVVVRDAHVETDRRRLERVLGNLVANAHKHGRAPVVLTVDGPVVTVRDHGDGFPEYLMAHGPQRFRTGGVGSGKGHGLGLTIAMGQAEVIGARLEFRGAEGGGALAVLTLPEPPPAPAPCPSA is encoded by the coding sequence GTGAAGCGGGTACGGGGGCGGCTGCCCGCGTGGACGGCCACGCTGACGTGGAAGTCCGGGCTGTTCATCGTCGTGATGTGCTGCTCGCTCGCCGCCGTGCTCGGCGCGCTGGTGCACGTGCAGGTGACCCGGCAGACGGTCTCCGCGGCCCGGGACAAGGCGCTGGAGAAGCTGCACGACGTCTCCCGTGAGTACGAGGCCGGGGAGGCACTCCCGCCCGACGCGGGGATCGACCCGGCGGGGCTGCCCCCGCGGCTGCGGGCGCTGGCGGTGTCGGGGCAGCGCGCCACGATGGTCGCCGAGTACGAGGGCCGGCCGACGATGTGGGCGGCGGCCCCGGCGGACGGCAAGGCCCTGGCCACGGCCGTGGACTACGCGCAGAGCGCGCGGACGATCACCGGCCTGGACAACGCGATCATCGGCTCCTCCGTGCTGGCCATCTGCGGAACGCTGCTGGTGGGCGCCTTCGCGGTGACCCGGGTGACCCGGCGCCTGCACCAGACGGCGACCGTGGCCCGGCGGATCAGCCAGGGCGATCTGGACGCGCGGGTGGACGACCCGCGCACCAAGGACCCCTCCCGGCACCAGGACGAGGTGGCGACCGTGGCCGGCGCGCTCGACACGATGGCCGGGACCCTCCAGGCGAAGCTGCTGAGCGAGCAGCGGTTCACGGCGGACGTCGCCCACGAGCTGCGCACCCCGCTGACGGGGCTGCAGGCCGCGTCGGAGCTGCTGCCCGAGGGGCGGGCCACGCAGCTCGTGCAGGAGCGGGTACGGACCATGCGCGGGCTGACCGAGGACCTGCTGGAGATCTCACGGCTGGACTCGGGGCGCGAGGTGGTGGAGACGGATCTGCACCAGCTGGCGCGTCTGGCGCGACGGGTGGTCCGGGCGTCGGGGACCCCGACGGAGCTGGTGGTCGTCCGGGACGCGCACGTGGAGACGGACCGGCGCCGGCTGGAGCGGGTGCTGGGGAACCTGGTGGCCAACGCGCACAAGCACGGGCGGGCGCCGGTGGTGCTGACGGTGGACGGCCCGGTGGTCACCGTACGGGACCACGGCGACGGGTTCCCGGAGTACCTGATGGCGCACGGCCCGCAGCGGTTCCGGACCGGGGGCGTGGGCTCGGGCAAGGGGCACGGGCTGGGGCTGACCATCGCGATGGGGCAGGCCGAGGTCATCGGCGCGCGGCTGGAGTTCCGGGGCGCGGAGGGTGGCGGGGCGCTGGCCGTGCTGACGCTGCCGGAGCCCCCGCCCGCTCCTGCGCCCTGCCCTTCGGCCTGA
- a CDS encoding TetR/AcrR family transcriptional regulator — MTTVRAYRRLSVEERRAQLLDAALSLFAHRAPEEVSLDDVAEAAGVSRPLVYRYFPGGKQQLYEAALRSAAELLEQCFAEPQAGPLTQRLSRALDRYLAFVDEHDAGFSALLQGGSVVETSRTTATVDGIRRAAAQQILYHLAVPAPGPRLRMMVRTWITAVEAASLIWIDEGKQPEVSALRDWLVDQFIALLTATAATDPETAAAARAALALESADGPVGVLARRVIPVVSEAAHLL, encoded by the coding sequence ATGACGACCGTACGCGCGTACCGCAGGCTGAGCGTCGAGGAGCGGCGGGCCCAGCTCCTCGACGCCGCCCTGTCGCTGTTCGCGCACCGGGCCCCGGAGGAGGTCTCGCTCGACGACGTCGCCGAGGCGGCGGGTGTCTCGCGGCCCCTGGTCTACCGCTACTTCCCGGGCGGCAAGCAGCAGCTGTACGAGGCCGCCCTGCGCTCGGCGGCGGAGCTGCTGGAGCAGTGCTTCGCCGAACCCCAGGCGGGGCCGCTCACCCAGCGCCTCTCCCGGGCCCTGGACCGCTACCTGGCCTTCGTGGACGAGCACGACGCGGGCTTCTCGGCCCTCCTCCAGGGCGGCAGCGTCGTCGAGACCTCCCGTACGACGGCCACGGTGGACGGCATCCGCCGGGCCGCCGCCCAGCAGATCCTCTACCACCTGGCCGTCCCGGCCCCCGGGCCACGGCTGCGGATGATGGTCCGCACCTGGATCACCGCCGTCGAGGCGGCCTCCCTCATCTGGATCGACGAGGGCAAGCAGCCGGAGGTCTCGGCCCTGCGCGACTGGCTCGTCGACCAGTTCATAGCCCTCCTGACGGCGACCGCGGCCACCGATCCGGAGACGGCCGCCGCGGCGCGCGCCGCACTGGCCCTGGAATCGGCGGACGGCCCGGTCGGGGTCCTGGCCCGCCGCGTGATCCCGGTGGTCTCCGAGGCCGCCCACCTGCTGTGA
- a CDS encoding AurF N-oxygenase family protein encodes MTTVTDRGVLQDALGLLKDREEIAARLLESSAKHSFDPDKELDWDAPPVDGAYYWPPELLSLYDTPLWKKMGEEQRIDLSRHEAAALGSLGIWFEIILMQLMVRHIYDKSLTSNHVRYALTEIADECRHSMMFARMIQKAGAPAYPVSRTNHNLARILKTISTTPGSFACTLLGEEILDWMQRLTFPDERIQPLVRGVTRIHVIEEARHVRYAREELRRQMLTAPRWEQELTRVSCGQAARVFSLAFVNPKVYENVGLDRREALAQVQASGHRREVMQTGAKRLTDFLDDIGVLRGVGRKLWKSSGLLA; translated from the coding sequence ATGACGACCGTGACCGATCGAGGCGTGCTGCAGGACGCGCTCGGCCTCCTCAAGGACCGCGAAGAGATCGCCGCACGACTGCTCGAATCCTCGGCCAAGCACTCCTTCGACCCGGACAAGGAACTCGACTGGGACGCCCCGCCCGTCGACGGCGCGTACTACTGGCCGCCCGAGCTGCTCTCCCTCTACGACACCCCCCTGTGGAAGAAGATGGGCGAGGAGCAGCGCATCGACCTCTCCCGCCACGAGGCGGCGGCGCTCGGCTCGCTCGGCATCTGGTTCGAGATCATCCTGATGCAGCTGATGGTCCGGCACATCTACGACAAGTCCCTGACCAGCAACCACGTCCGCTACGCGCTCACCGAGATAGCCGACGAGTGCCGCCACTCCATGATGTTCGCCCGCATGATCCAGAAGGCCGGCGCCCCCGCCTACCCGGTCTCGCGCACCAACCACAACCTCGCGCGCATCCTCAAGACCATCTCCACCACCCCCGGTTCCTTCGCCTGCACCCTCCTCGGCGAGGAGATCCTCGACTGGATGCAGCGCCTCACCTTCCCCGACGAGCGCATCCAGCCCCTCGTGCGCGGAGTCACCCGCATCCACGTCATCGAGGAGGCCCGGCACGTCCGCTACGCCCGCGAGGAACTGCGCCGCCAGATGCTGACCGCCCCCCGCTGGGAGCAGGAACTGACCCGCGTCAGCTGCGGGCAGGCCGCCCGCGTCTTCTCGCTGGCCTTCGTCAACCCGAAGGTCTACGAGAACGTCGGGCTCGACCGGCGCGAGGCCCTCGCCCAGGTCCAGGCGAGCGGCCACCGGCGCGAGGTCATGCAGACCGGCGCCAAGCGGCTCACGGACTTCCTCGACGACATCGGCGTCCTGCGCGGGGTCGGCCGCAAGCTCTGGAAGAGCTCGGGACTCCTCGCCTGA
- a CDS encoding ferritin-like domain-containing protein — protein MSTHELYTKDPGADVWQVPATGAARFSWEAMYVGQEDGAGRERLLALYQKGKDKQWDGAKRIDWELEVDPHDPLGTPDEALTLYGTRHWSKLTEKDKGELRRHYSAWNFSQFLHGEQGAMVCAARIVESVPDLDAKFYSATQTMDEARHAEIFGRFLHEKVGMLYPINDNLQALLGDTLRDSRWDMPYLGMQVLIEGLALAAFGMIRDTTDKPLPQQILAYVMQDEARHVAFGRMALRDYYKQLTDAELREREEFVIEGCHLMRDRLRGVEVLENFGISRKEAEEFSEQSEFLHLFRKLLFSRIVPCVKDIGLWGERLQKAYLDMGVFEMGNSNLDLLMAQDEEIAEALDRERFAAEEADRVAEVAEAIAQGADPE, from the coding sequence GTGTCGACGCACGAGCTCTACACCAAGGACCCGGGCGCGGACGTCTGGCAGGTCCCGGCCACCGGCGCGGCCCGCTTCAGCTGGGAGGCCATGTACGTCGGCCAGGAGGACGGCGCGGGCCGCGAGCGGCTCCTCGCCCTGTACCAGAAGGGCAAGGACAAGCAGTGGGACGGCGCCAAGCGCATCGACTGGGAGCTGGAGGTGGACCCGCACGACCCGCTCGGCACCCCGGACGAGGCACTGACCCTCTACGGCACCCGGCACTGGTCCAAGCTCACCGAGAAGGACAAGGGCGAACTGCGCCGGCACTACTCCGCCTGGAACTTCAGCCAGTTCCTCCACGGTGAGCAGGGCGCGATGGTCTGCGCGGCGCGCATCGTGGAATCGGTGCCCGACCTGGACGCGAAGTTCTACTCCGCCACCCAGACGATGGACGAGGCCCGGCACGCCGAGATCTTCGGCCGCTTCCTGCACGAGAAGGTCGGGATGCTCTACCCGATCAACGACAACCTCCAGGCGCTGCTCGGCGACACCCTGCGCGACTCCCGCTGGGACATGCCCTACCTCGGCATGCAGGTGCTCATCGAGGGACTGGCGCTGGCCGCCTTCGGGATGATCCGCGATACGACCGACAAACCGCTCCCCCAGCAGATCCTCGCGTACGTGATGCAGGACGAGGCCCGGCACGTGGCCTTCGGACGGATGGCGCTGCGGGACTACTACAAGCAGCTGACGGACGCCGAGCTGCGCGAGCGCGAGGAGTTCGTGATCGAGGGCTGCCACCTGATGCGGGACCGGCTGCGCGGGGTGGAGGTGCTGGAGAATTTCGGCATCTCCCGCAAGGAGGCCGAGGAGTTCAGCGAGCAGTCGGAGTTCCTGCACCTGTTCCGCAAGCTGCTGTTCAGCCGGATCGTGCCGTGCGTCAAGGACATCGGACTGTGGGGCGAGCGGCTGCAGAAGGCGTACCTGGACATGGGCGTCTTCGAGATGGGCAACTCCAACCTGGACCTGCTGATGGCCCAGGACGAGGAGATCGCCGAGGCACTGGACCGCGAACGCTTCGCCGCGGAGGAGGCGGACCGGGTGGCGGAGGTGGCGGAGGCGATCGCGCAGGGCGCCGACCCCGAGTAG
- a CDS encoding penicillin-binding transpeptidase domain-containing protein produces the protein MIRYIRWCAYFCALLLAALLVNVARVQVWEAAAYGANPANKRPAIERYAEPRGDILVDGRPVTGSRDSGQLLRYERTYANGPLYAPVTGFSSQTYGTSLLERAEDALLAGTDPGLSAFPLWYDLARGRPSGGNVETTVRAGAQRAAYAGLAGRRGAAVALEPATGRILALVSSPSYDPAALSGTGGPVKAAWARLNADPARPMLNRALRETYPPGSTFKIVTAAAALDTGVVSDVDAPTQTPDPYPLPGTSTLLPNAGTGCQDASMAEAVQWSCNTVMAKIGVRVGLRAMVDAARRFGFNEEGLRVPAWVSRSNFDTDMSPDQLALSSIGQFNTRATPLQMAMVAAAVANGGELKYPYLVERTTQDDGDPVRRGQQRALGRAMSPATALRLQEMMVQVVESGTGPGAAIPGAVVGGKTGTAQHGVGNAGTPYAWFIGWAKAEDAPLPGVAVAVVVEDAEARRGDISGNGAAAPIARAVMEAVLSAPAKR, from the coding sequence GTGATCCGCTACATCCGCTGGTGCGCGTACTTCTGCGCCCTGCTGCTCGCGGCCCTGCTCGTCAACGTGGCCCGGGTGCAGGTCTGGGAGGCCGCCGCGTACGGGGCGAACCCGGCCAACAAGCGGCCCGCCATCGAGCGCTACGCCGAGCCCCGCGGGGACATCCTGGTCGACGGCCGGCCCGTCACCGGATCCCGGGACAGCGGGCAACTGCTGCGCTACGAGCGGACGTACGCGAACGGCCCGCTCTACGCGCCGGTCACCGGGTTCTCCTCGCAGACGTACGGGACCAGCCTGCTGGAGCGCGCCGAGGACGCCCTCCTCGCCGGCACCGATCCGGGGCTCTCGGCCTTCCCGCTCTGGTACGACCTCGCCCGCGGCCGCCCGTCCGGCGGGAACGTGGAGACGACCGTGCGGGCCGGCGCGCAACGGGCCGCGTACGCAGGGCTCGCGGGCCGGCGCGGCGCCGCGGTCGCCCTGGAGCCCGCCACCGGGCGGATCCTCGCCCTGGTCAGCAGCCCCTCGTACGATCCGGCGGCGCTCTCGGGCACCGGTGGGCCCGTCAAGGCGGCCTGGGCCCGGCTGAACGCGGACCCCGCCCGGCCGATGCTGAACCGGGCGCTGCGCGAGACGTACCCGCCCGGCTCCACCTTCAAGATCGTGACGGCGGCCGCTGCCCTGGACACGGGCGTGGTCAGCGATGTGGACGCGCCCACGCAGACCCCCGACCCCTACCCGCTGCCCGGCACCAGCACCCTGCTGCCGAACGCGGGCACCGGCTGCCAGGACGCCTCGATGGCGGAGGCGGTGCAGTGGTCCTGCAACACGGTGATGGCGAAGATCGGTGTGCGGGTCGGGCTGCGCGCGATGGTGGACGCGGCGCGCCGGTTCGGGTTCAACGAGGAGGGGCTGAGGGTGCCAGCCTGGGTGTCCCGGTCGAACTTCGACACCGACATGAGCCCGGACCAGCTGGCCCTCTCCTCGATCGGCCAGTTCAACACGAGGGCCACCCCGCTCCAGATGGCGATGGTGGCGGCGGCGGTGGCCAACGGCGGCGAGCTCAAGTACCCCTACCTGGTCGAACGGACCACCCAGGACGACGGGGACCCGGTCCGGCGCGGGCAGCAGCGCGCTCTGGGCCGGGCGATGAGTCCGGCGACGGCGCTGCGGCTGCAGGAGATGATGGTGCAGGTGGTGGAGAGCGGGACCGGACCGGGCGCCGCGATCCCGGGCGCGGTGGTGGGCGGCAAGACCGGTACCGCGCAGCACGGGGTCGGGAACGCCGGGACCCCGTACGCGTGGTTCATCGGCTGGGCCAAGGCCGAGGACGCGCCGCTGCCGGGGGTCGCGGTGGCGGTGGTCGTGGAGGACGCCGAGGCGCGCCGCGGGGACATCAGCGGCAACGGCGCGGCGGCCCCGATCGCCCGGGCGGTGATGGAGGCCGTGCTGTCCGCACCGGCGAAACGCTGA